One Anopheles marshallii chromosome 3, idAnoMarsDA_429_01, whole genome shotgun sequence genomic region harbors:
- the LOC128712539 gene encoding probable ATP-dependent DNA helicase HFM1, whose protein sequence is MAQAVLPQQSYTYENIHDATLELPDGTFTMNNLDPMIRNAFLKLKAFNKVQSTVAKTVIHTDSSIVVNAPTGSGKTVILELAMVKLAQQAKDSSFRILYLAPTRSLCAEKFQDWKVRFAPLGISCIQFDGDNAVEDVSKLSNHRLILSTPEKWEVFTRHWDDQNVASVLRPIRLLLIDEIQVINDTERGSNLELVLSRMKYIDARLCRDHPNIDDVPVSIRFIAVSACIPNVADFAQWLRNDRNVIPFTFDDTNRTTKIERHVLSFPCVSNPYKFELNLNYKLPAIIDQFSRQKPTLVFCTSRKSVESTAKFLARSNIKRSIPAGSILNELANNLANRNLQECVSKGVAYHHAGLLHNDRIQIENHFRAGHLTVLCCTSTLCMGVNLPAYLVVVKSTFNYSGKDYTDNYILQMIGRAGRAEYNEDGVAVILTTDVNLTRYQKIVTESIPIESQLRQKLPELLNSEIAHGIIYDQPAVMEWIKSTFFYVRARLNPAHYQLTGGRLVDEEIEKLCNDTIESLEANELIVKQRSNTIVSSACGRLMARNQLSFQTMKLLQQDMKGKESLDEMLVLITRANEFSEFKCRQGEKKILNTLNGPTISASYCDGGDDSTGGVRFRWPRRISTTGAKVYCLVQAVFGNLTINDHGLHQEAAKIVTLGARIARFVVGLLTANRDHFESGSFRALVSVTTLLQCFQTKLWENSPFLTKQLGQIGPRLARHLADRGKITFQAVRNSDPREIECILKKQPPLGNDIVNFVSGLPEFAIELKRTLGDPQSFTCTVVQKNVDYDPEISVSFSVLVGDSANKVLLHLDSCTMENIPVMGCTWPLSVKDCSVESLSAYLICQNWTGLDCTHTLWLVEQPNIIKHRQTAITNFFPNTSANESALSVEKLVLPSALELSRMRSNVSKTNEPSNGVEHSFLDVSRYATYNSKQTNFRDRIANHTKLFGGSNNSINYEQINFDKPIRSILKPASSALPDKPQTFAPLNISECLTIGNNQNLLQRPDKPSTVELLFRNDELQYMFQPEKFTLNFTLCSPVDDIVDCFKRYNIFMADRQTFLTPLPEKQYPAKVDIVAQKKKNFDLGSACDVFCSDDE, encoded by the exons ATGGCACAAGCAGTTCTACCACAACAATCGTACACGTATGAAAATATACACGATGCTACATTGGAGCTACCAGACGGAACATTCACCATGAACAATCTCGATCCGATGATTCGAAACGCGTTTCTCAAGCTAAAAGCATTCAACAAGGTACAGTCGACAGTGGCAAAAACCGTCATACACACGGATAGTTCGATCGTTGTCAATGCACCTACCGGGTCGGGGAAGACCGTAATCCTTGAGCTAGCAATGGTGAAGCTTGCCCAGCAAGCAAAGGACAGTTCGTTTCGAATCCTCTACCTAGCACCGACAAGATCGCTCTGTGCGGAAAAGTTTCAAGATTGGAAGGTACGTTTCGCACCGCTCGGCATTAGTTGCATCCAGTTCGATGGCGATAATGCAGTCGAGGATGTAAGTAAACTCAGCAACCATCGACTTATTCTAAGTACACCGGAAAAATGGGAAGTATTCACACGGCACTGGGATGATCAGAATGTGGCATCCGTATTACGCCCTATCCGGTTGCTGCTGATTGATGAAATTCAAGTCATCAACGATACCGAGCGTGGTTCGAATCTGGAGCTTGTATTGTCTCGCATGAAGTACATCGATGCACGGCTGTGTAGAGACCACCCGAATATTGATGATGTTCCAGTGTCGATCCGTTTTATAGCCGTATCGGCTTGTATCCCCAATGTGGCCGATTTCGCACAATGGCTCAGAAACGATCGGAACGTGATACCGTTCACGTTCGATGACACAAATCGCACAACGAAAATCGAGCGACACGTGCTGAGCTTTCCTTGTGTATCGAACCCGTACAAGTTCGAGTTGAACCTCAATTATAAACTCCCGGCAATAATTGATCAATTTTCACGGCAGAAACCAACGCTTGTCTTTTGCACGTCACGCAAAAGCGTAGAATCGACCGCGAAGTTCCTTGCCCGATCGAACATAAAGCGCAGCATTCCTGCGGGATCAATTCTAAACGAATTGGCCAACAACCTGGCAAACCGAAACTTGCAGGAGTGTGTATCGAAAGGTGTCGCTTACCATCATGCCGGTTTGCTGCACAACGATCGCATCCAGATCGAAAACCACTTCCGTGCCGGTCACTTAACAGTACTCTGCTGTACCAGCACTCTCTGCATGGGTGTTAATCTGCCCGCCTATCTGGTCGTTGTAAAGTCAACGTTTAATTACTCCGGCAAGGATTACACTGATAACTACATCCTGCAGATGATCGGTCGAGCTGGACGTGCTGAGTACAATGAGGATGGTGTAGCGGTCATACTAACGACGGACGTAAATTTAACTCGCTACCAAAAGATCGTTACCGAATCGATCCCGATCGAATCGCAACTTCGCCAGAAACTTCCGGAACTGCTAAATTCTGAAATTGCACACGGCATCATCTACGATCAGCCGGCCGTAATGGAGTGGATAAAATCCACGTTTTTCTACGTCCGCGCACGGCTAAACCCAGCGCACTATCAACTCACCGGTGGACGACTTGTCGATGAGGAGATAGAGAAACTGTGCAACGATACGATTGAGTCACTGGAAGCGAATGAATTGATTGTAAAGCAACGCTCCAATACGATTGTGTCTTCTGCTTGCGGCCGTTTAATGGCACGTAACCAACTATCCTTTCAAACGATGAAACTCCTTCAACAGGACATGAAGGGTAAGGAATCGCTCGACGAAATGCTTGTTCTTATAACACGAGCTAACGAATTCAGCGAATTCAAGTGTCGGCAGGGTGAAAAAAAGATTCTAAACACCCTCAACGGACCCACGATCTCTGCCTCGTACTGTGATGGAGGAGATGATTCAACGGGCGGAGTCCGGTTCCGATGGCCCAGACGCATCAGTACGACCGGGGCCAAGGTGTACTGCTTAGTGCAGGCCGTGTTCGGCAATCTAACCATAAACGATCACGGTTTGCATCAGGAAGCGGCTAAAATCGTAACGCTTGGAGCACGAATTGCCCGGTTCGTTGTTGGGCTGCTAACGGCGAACCGGGACCATTTCGAGTCCGGCAGCTTCCGGGCGCTCGTGAGTGTTACAACGCTACTGCAGTGCTTTCAAACGAAGCTTTGGGAGAACAGTCCGTTTCTGACGAAACAATTGGGACAAATTGGTCCAAGGCTGGCACGCCATCTAGCGGACCGCGGCAAGATAACATTCCAAGCCGTGAGAAATTCAGATCCGCGGGAAATCGAATGTATCCTGAAGAAGCAACCACCTTTGGGTAATGATATTGTTAACTTTGTAAGCGGTTTACCAGAGTTTGCAATTGAGTTGAAGAGAACGCTTGGGGATCCACAGTCCTTTACCTGTACCGTCGTGCAGAAGAATGTAGACTACGATCCGGAAATATCGGTGAGCTTCAGTGTCCTGGTGGGAGATTCTGCTAACAAGGTGCTGCTGCATCTGGACAGCTGTACGATGGAGAACATTCCAGTGATGGGTTGTACGTGGCCTTTGTCGGTGAAAGACTGTTCCGTTGAATCGCTCTCGGCCTACCTCATCTGCCAGAACTGGACCGGATTGGACTGTACGCATACTCTATGGCTAGTGGAGCAACCGAACATCATCAAACACCGTCAAACCGCTATAACTAACTTCTTTCCAAACACTTCGGCAAATGAATCGGCACTTTCCGTCGAAAAACTTGTGTTGCCTTCTGCACTGGAGTTATCCCGAATGCgttcaaatgtttcaaaaacGAATGAGCCTTCAAATGGAGTGGAACATTCCTTTCTCGATGTGTCCCGGTATGCAACGTACAATTCCAAACAAACTAATTTTCGTGACCGTATTGCA AACCATACTAAACTTTTTGGTGGTTCAAACAATTCGATCAATTATGAACAAAttaactttgacaaacctATCCGTTCTATTTTAAAACCAGCCTCATCTGCACTTCCCGACAAACCACAGACCTTTGCACCGTTAAACATATCCGAGTGCCTAACAATCGGCAACAATCAAAATCTTCTCCAACGGCCAGACAAACCATCAACTGTAGAACTATTGTTCCGAAACGATGAGCTCCAGTACATGTTTCAACCGGAAAAATTCACGCTGAATTTCACACTCTGTAGTCCGGTAGACGATATTGTGGACTGCTTCAAACGGTACAACATATTTATGGCCGATCGGCAAACATTCCTAACTCCACTGCCAGAGAAGCAATACCCGGCGAAGGTTGATATAGtagcgcaaaaaaagaaaaactttgacCTAGGATCTGCTTGTGATGTTTTTTGCTCTGACGATGAGTGA
- the LOC128712538 gene encoding glia maturation factor gamma — translation MTFTMTEAQICDISPEAKEEICKFRFRRNATNTALILKIDREKQLVTVDELLDDVAIEELQEQLPSHQPRYIIYSYKMVHDDSRISYPMCFIFYTPRDSQMELCMLYAKTRMALQREADLTRYYEIRELDDMTEDWLREKLR, via the exons ATGAC CTTCACG ATG ACCGAAGCGCAGATCTGTGATATTAGCCCGGAGGCAAAGGAGGAGATCTGCAAATTTCGTTTCCGACGAAACGCAACCAATACTGCGCTGATTC TGAAAATTGATCGCGAAAAGCAACTTGTTACCGTAGACGAGTTGCTGGACGATGTGGCAATCGAGGAGCTGCAGGAACAGCTACCGAGCCATCAGCCACGCTATATCATCTATAGCTACAAGATGGTACATGATGATTCACGGATATCCTACCcaatgtgtttcattttttacacACCGCGCGACAGTCAGATGGAACTGTGCATGTTGTACGCAAAAACTCGGATGGCTTTGCAGCGTGAGGCAGACCTAACGCGGTACTACGAAATACGTGAGCTGGACGACATGACCGAAGACTGGCTAAGGGAAAAACTTCGATAA
- the LOC128714374 gene encoding exocyst complex component 3, which produces MDLEQIHQEARQAALNEVKNMFQRSNQMEKVDQYRRRIYRKNLSMDAQLKTCMQNQTDDVKIGVKKLQTALDQIQEIGDRMKSAFAMLVDVPTVYDTLESVRDENAKHSQYMTAMENLKHIFTVQSSVDKAMQWIEEDKLLHAHQCLSDLENSRDDLLYELHKLPKQNAHDKITLKRYFEKVETVSVTLEKKIRLVLQRTLNTVRKEPTVIVTALRIIEREEKADAFALQQQKNTGFIAPGRPKRWRQKALDVLNDAVVQRIEGSKLEERSDNKMWLVRDLELTRQFLLEDLRVVKSLCVPCFPPHFNILNEYVKMYHNAMSKYLEELIQTGLEGNEYVTILSWIMNTYPGRELMQHPELMIDLSNVGPLVSKQRLHEMETAYLRTMERNYQEWMTKTLETEKADWINGVEMESTDQYYHTSAPMIIYQMIDQNLQVTNTTHSDLTFNALILSIQQMTKYGHIYRTAVIEYKERHFRDRSQAPFFTQHIITIVNNCQQMIEIAQQLKQLYWPKSKTQHYEEFEKLVKTYQTLRDETGLVLLEEAFLDLEGHFNELFTAKWTTSSVSVDTICVTLEDYFQDYNHLRTANFEYVIGEAQKMVAKRYIKAMLSKRLNKNRAECEVLAKKIAKEAKQIKMFFEKVAPNVAKSDSPIDVISNLAGLLNCDAEMLVLDLHSVLSSYPSITEDHLVRLFYLRNDFKSSELKEKVQDALASRKSTISHDKQDAIFKEIVFSDKLW; this is translated from the exons ATGGATCTGGAACAAATCCATCAAGAAGCGCGACAAGCGGCCCTGAATGAAGTAAAGAACATGTTTCAGCGGTCAAACCAGATGGAGAAAGTGGACCAGTATCGGCGTCGCATATATCGCAAAAACCTTTCGATGGACGCACAGCTGAAGACGTGCatgcaaaaccaaaccgaCGATGTGAAGATTGGCGTGAAGAAACTGCAGACCGCACTGGATCAAATTCAAGAGATTGGCGACCGAATGAAGAGTGCCTTTGCGATGCTCGTCGATGTACCGACCGTGTACGACACGCTGGAAAGTGTCCGGGATGAGAATGCAAAACATTCGCAGTATATGACGGCGATGGAGAACTTGAAGCATATCTTCACCGTTCAGTCCAGCGTCGATAAGGCAATGCAGTGGATCGAGGAGGACAAACTGTTGCACGCCCATCAGTGTTTATCGGATTTGGAAAATTCTCGTGACGATTTGCTTTACGAGCTTCACAAACTACCAAAACAGAACGCACACGATAAGATCACACTGAAACGATACTTCGAGAAGGTGGAAACGGTGTCGGTGACgctggagaagaaaataaggTTGGTGCTGCAACGGACACTGAACACGGTGCGCAAAGAACCGACCGTTATTGTGACGGCGTTGCGTATCATCGAACGTGAGGAAAAAGCCGATGCATTTGCattgcagcagcagaaaaataCAGGCTTTATTGCCCCAGGACGTCCGAAGCGTTGGCGCCAGAAGGCACTAGACGTGCTGAACGATGCCGTTGTTCAGCGTATCGAAGGTTCGAAGCTGGAGGAGCGATCGGATAACAAGATGTGGTTGGTACGAGACCTCGAACTCACCAGACAGTTTCTATTGGAGGACTTGCGTGTTGTTAAATCGTTATGTGTGCCTTGCTTTCCACCGCATTTCAACATCCTGAACGAGTATGTGAAGATGTATCACAATGCAATGTCGAAATAC CTTGAAGAACTTATACAAACTGGCCTGGAAGGGAATGAATATGTTACGATACTGTCATGGATCATGAACACATATCCCGGTCGAGAGCTGATGCAACATCCGGAACTGATGATCGATTTGTCGAACGTAGGTCCACTGGTTAGTAAGCAGCGTTTGCACGAAATGGAAACCGCCTACCTAAGAACAATGGAGCGTAACTATCAGGAGTGGATGACGAAAACACTCGAGACAGAAAAAGCAGACTGGATCAACGGGGTCGAGATGGAATCGACCGATCAATACTATCATACATCAGCGCCCATGATCATCTACCAGATGATTGATCAAAATCTACAGGTCACCAATACAACCCACTCGGACCTAACGTTTAATGCGCTAATTCTAAGCATCCAGCAGATGACCAAGTACGGCCATATCTACCGCACTGCGGTAATCGAGTACAAGGAACGTCATTTCCGCGATCGTAGCCAGGCCCCGTTCTTCACGCAACACATCATCACGATCGTGAACAATTGTCAACAAATGATTGAAATTGCACAGCAGTTGAAACAACTTTACTGGCCCAAATCGAAAACGCAGCACTACGAGGAATTTGAAAAGCTGGTCAAGACGTACCAAACGCTGCGCGACGAAACGGGATTGGTACTGCTGGAGGAAGCGTTCCTGGATCTGGAAGGTCACTTCAACGAACTGTTCACCGCCAAGTGGACCACATCGTCGGTGTCGGTAGATACCATTTGCGTTACGCTAGAGGACTATTTTCAGGACTACAATCATCTCCGAACGGCCAACTTTGAGTACGTTATCGGCGAGGCACAGAAAATGGTGGCAAAGCGTTACATCAAAGCGATGCTTTCGAAGCGGTTGAACAAAAATCGGGCCGAATGTGAGGTGCTTGCGAAAAAAATCGCGAAGGAAGCAAAGCAGATCAAAATGTTTTTCGAAAAGGTGGCACCAAACGTTGCCAAAAGCGATTCGCCGATCGACGTGATTTCCAATTTGGCGGGTTTGCTGAACTGTGACGCAGAGATGCTGGTGCTCGATTTGCACTCTGTACTTTCATCGTATCCTTCCATTACCGAGGATCATCTCGTTCGGTTGTTTTACTTGCGGAATGATTTTAAAAGCAGCGAACTAAAGGAAAAGGTGCAGGATGCGTTGGCGTCGAGAAAATCTACCATCAGCCATGATAAGCAAGATGCAATATTTAAAGAAATTGTCTTTTCTGACAAGCTTTGGTAA